A section of the Castanea sativa cultivar Marrone di Chiusa Pesio chromosome 12, ASM4071231v1 genome encodes:
- the LOC142621309 gene encoding low affinity inorganic phosphate transporter 1-like, giving the protein MARDQLQVLSLVDQAKTQLYHFTAVVIAGMGFFTDSYDLFCISLVTKLLGRLYYQVEDSSKPGSLPPNVASAVNGVAFCGTLAGQLFFGWLGDKMGRKRVYGITLMLMVGCSIASGLSFGHSPEAVVATLCFFRFWLGFGIGGDYPLSATIMAEYSNKKTRGSFIAAVFAMQGFGILAGGAVAILVSFVFRYFFHPPPFAVSAFGSAPPQADYVWRIILMFGAVPAGLTYYWRMKMPETPRYTALVAKDETKACQDMAKVLQIEIQEAKDEQVVITQERNTFGLWSKEFRSRHGLHLLGTTTTWFLLDIAYYSQNLFQKDIFSAVGWIPNAKYMSAIDEVYMIARAQTLIALCGTVPGYWATVLLIDRIGRFAIQLIGFFCMTGFMLALAIPYQHWKSQANPIGFVVMYGLTFFFANFGPNSTTFIVPAEIFPARLRSTCHGISAASGKAGAIVGAFGFLYASQNQDKSKADPGYPAGIGMRNSLLALAVICGFGFFFTLLVPDAKGKSLEEMSKEIEEEGEE; this is encoded by the coding sequence ATGGCCAGAGACCAACTTCAAGTTCTTAGCCTTGTGGATCAAGCAAAAACTCAGCTATACCACTTTACTGCAGTGGTAATAGCTGGGATGGGGTTCTTTACTGATTCCTATGATCTCTTCTGCATTTCTCTTGTCACCAAGCTTCTTGGTCGCTTATATTACCAGGTTGAAGATTCATCAAAACCCGGTAGTCTTCCTCCTAATGTTGCTTCTGCTGTTAATGGAGTCGCATTCTGTGGAACCTTAGCTGGGCAACTCTTCTTCGGGTGGCTTGGTGACAAGATGGGTCGAAAGCGAGTCTATGGCATAACTTTGATGCTTATGGTTGGTTGCTCTATTGCATCGGGTCTTTCCTTTGGTCACTCACCTGAGGCAGTGGTGGCTACGCTATGTTTCTTCAGGTTTTGGCTTGGGTTTGGTATTGGTGGAGATTATCCACTCTCTGCAACAATCATGGCTGAGTACTCTAACAAGAAAACTAGGGGATCTTTTATAGCTGCAGTATTTGCCATGCAAGGGTTTGGAATTCTTGCTGGTGGTGCTGTGGCTATATTAGTCTCTTTCGTCTTTCGGTATTTTTTCCATCCCCCACCTTTTGCTGTAAGCGCCTTTGGATCTGCTCCTCCTCAGGCTGATTATGTGTGGAGGATTATTCTTATGTTTGGTGCAGTTCCAGCGGGATTGACGTATTATTGGCGCATGAAGATGCCAGAGACTCCTCGTTACACTGCATTGGTTGCTAAGGATGAAACAAAAGCTTGCCAAGACATGGCTAAGGTGTTGCAGATTGAAATTCAAGAAGCAAAAGATGAGCAGGTAGTGATTACCCAAGAAAGAAACACTTTCGGATTGTGGTCTAAAGAGTTTCGTAGTCGACATGGGCTTCACTTGTTGGGAACAACAACCACTTGGTTCTTGCTTGACATTGCTTATTATAGTCAGAATTTGTTCCAAAAGGACATTTTCAGTGCAGTTGGTTGGATTCCTAATGCGAAATACATGAGTGCCATTGATGAGGTTTACATGATTGCAAGGGCTCAAACACTCATTGCTCTTTGTGGCACAGTACCTGGTTATTGGGCCACAGTCCTTCTCATCGATCGTATTGGACGGTTTGCCATTCAGTTAATTGGGTTTTTCTGCATGACAGGTTTCATGTTAGCTCTTGCAATTCCTTACCAGCACTGGAAAAGTCAGGCTAATCCTATCGGCTTTGTGGTCATGTATGGCCTAACCTTCTTCTTTGCCAATTTCGGGCCTAATAGCACCACATTCATTGTGCCAGCAGAAATTTTCCCAGCAAGGCTTCGATCAACTTGTCATGGTATCTCGGCAGCTTCGGGCAAGGCGGGTGCAATAGTTGGAGCTTTCGGGTTCTTATATGCATCACAGAACCAGGACAAATCAAAGGCTGATCCAGGCTACCCTGCTGGGATTGGTATGAGAAACTCTCTCCTTGCGCTTGCTGtgatttgtgggtttggtttctttttcacaTTGTTGGTACCGGATGCCAAGGGGAAATCGCTGGAGGAGATGTCAAAGGAgattgaagaagaaggtgaagaGTAA
- the LOC142620522 gene encoding uncharacterized protein LOC142620522 has product MAEIKCKLEKSQGMTVPSVCRNGGLALLWKDSLLVKVQTYSPRHIDAIIAKDDRNKKWRFIKFYGHPKTRKREESWRLLVNLSPRSELPWVCMGDFNEISHRGEKEGGGERPEWQIRAFSSAINKSKLRDMGFVGPEFTWSRRLGARGWVRERLDRALVSTNWASLLPQVRLYNVASCSSDHNMLILKALRPKSRNKRRQRLFRFEAMWIKEEECDGVVKEAWERGRILMGRKIASLTKKLQWLECLLGGGANMEEIHATKVELNKLLMAKEEMWKQRLRNCWLKLGDRNTTFFHEKASKRHQRNTITRLLDSNGNWQDEEHIMGHIFVEYFQELFTSSCLTVSEELLEAIHPKVTESSNLC; this is encoded by the exons ATGGCTGAGATTAAGTGTAAGTTGGAAAAAAGCCAAGGCATGACAGTTCCTAGTGTTTGCCGGAATGGGGGTTTGGCTCTTTTATGGAAGGATTCGTTGTTAGTGAAGGTGCAAACATACTCTCCTAGACACATAGATGCAATTATTGCGAAAGATGATAGGAATAAGAAATGGCGATTCATCAAGTTTTATGGCCATCCTAAAACTCGCAAAAGAGAAGAGTCTTGGAGGTTATTGGTGAACTTGAGCCCAAGGAGTGAGCTACCTTGGGTTTGCATGGGAGATTTCAACGAGATCAGTCATAGGggagaaaaggaaggaggaggtgAGAGACCAGAATGGCAAATAAGGGCTTTCTCTTCAGCTATCAACAAAAGCAAACTTAGAGACATGGGTTTCGTGGGTCCAGAATTCACTTGGAGTAGGCGGTTAGGTGCACGTGGTTGGGTCCGTGAGAGATTAGACCGGGCTTTGGTCTCTACAAACTGGGCTTCTTTGTTACCTCAGGTAAGGCTATACAATGTGGCCAGTTGCTCATCAGACCACAACATGTTGATACTTAAAGCTCTCCGACCTAAGAGTAGGAATAAAAGAAGACAACGTTTGTTTAGGTTTGAAGCTATGTGGATTAAGGAGGAAGAATGTGATGGTGTAGTGAAGGAAGCTTGGGAGAGAGGCCGAATTCTAATGG GCCGAAAAATAGCTTCACTTACAAAGAAGCTTCAGTGGCTTGAGTGCTTACTAGGGGGTGGGGCCAACATGGAAGAGATTCATGCTACAAAGGTGGAGCTTAACAAGTTGCTTATGGCAAAGGAAGAGATGTGGAAGCAGCGGTTAAGGAATTGTTGGCTAAAATTAGGGGATAGAAACACAACTTTCTTCCATGAGAAAGCCTCAAAAAGGCACCAACGGAACACCATTACTAGGCTACTGGATTCTAATGGTAATTGGCAGGATGAGGAACATATCATGGGTCATATTTTTGTAGAGTATTTCCAAGAGCTTTTTACATCTTCATGCCTAACAGTTAGTGAAGAATTGTTGGAAGCTATACACCCTAAAGTTACTGAGagctcgaatttgtgttaa
- the LOC142620519 gene encoding uncharacterized protein LOC142620519 gives MYIRKVYGTFSTSSAYKLLAADGDDSHAETSNRTAQKQFWKAVWGLRVPNKFKHFIWRVKDDYRKEVFSIAAYLLWNRRNALRLGRPVQPTDQILSTAGNLLQDFLAVQQIDSGPPPATIRPHWNKPNINYHKVNFDAATFKDHHLAGIGVVVRDWRGEFIGAISSSMPLTHSVADMEALACRKAVEFAAEIGLQKVVFEGDSAMVINALNHNTAGLSSYGVVIEDIRSQASMFQSVIFSHTIAILVTVWLMH, from the exons ATGTACATTCGAAAAGTTTATG GTACCTTCAGTACAAGTAGTGCGTATAAGCTGCTGGCTGCTGATGGGGATGACAGTCATGCAGAAACTTCAAACCGGACAGCCCAGAAACAATTCTGGAAGGCAGTTTGGGGTCTGCGGGTCCCTAACAAATTCAAGCATTTCATTTGGCGG GTGAAGGACGATTATAGAAAGGAGGTTTTCTCTATTGCAGCTTACCTGTTATGGAATCGGAGAAACGCTCTCCGCCTTGGCAGACCTGTGCAACCTACGGATCAAATTCTTTCAACTGCAGGAAATTTGCTGCAAGACTTCCTGGCAGTCCAGCAAATAGACTCAGGCCCTCCTCCCGCTACCATCAGGCCTCATTGGAATAAACCGAACATAAACTATCACAAGGTCAATTTCGATGCTGCAACGTTCAAGGATCATCATTTGGCAGGCATTGGAGTTGTTGTCCGTGACTGGAGAGGTGAATTCATTGGTGCAATTTCGTCCTCAATGCCGCTGACTCACTCAGTTGCTGATATGGAAGCTTTAGCGTGCCGGAAAGCTGTCGAATTTGCTGCAGAAATTGGACTTCAGAAAGTGGTCTTCGAAGGGGATTCAGCAATGGTAATCAATGCTCTAAATCACAATACTGCTGGCCTTTCATCTTACGGTGTCGTCATTGAAGACATCCGCAGTCAAGCTTCGATGTTTCAGTCTGTTATTTTTTCTCATACTATAGCCATTCTTGTAACtgtgtggctgatgcattag